The proteins below come from a single Gossypium raimondii isolate GPD5lz chromosome 2, ASM2569854v1, whole genome shotgun sequence genomic window:
- the LOC105789167 gene encoding homeobox protein HD1 isoform X1 produces MQEPGGLGMMSSGGGSETIGGLSSGEVSVSGDQNRHLKAEIATHPLYEQLLAAHVSCLRVATPIDQLSLIDAQLAESHNILRSYASQQQGHSLSPHERQELDNFLAQYLIVLCTFKEQLQQHVRVHAVEAVMACREIENNLQALTGVTLGEGTGATMSDDEDELQMDFSLDQSGSDGHDLMGFGPLLPTESERSLMERVRQELKIELKQGFKSKIEDVREEILRKRRAGKLPGDTTTVLKNWWQQHSKWPYPTEDDKAKLVEETGLQLKQINNWFINQRKRNWHSNSQSVTSLKSKRKR; encoded by the exons atgcaagaaCCAGGTGGGTTAGGTATGATGAGTAGTGGTGGTGGAAGTGAAACGATTGGAGGGTTAAGTAGCGGTGAAGTGTCAGTTTCCGGTGACCAGAACCGTCATCTCAAGGCGGAGATAGCTACACATCCACTTTATGAGCAACTTTTAGCAGCTCATGTGTCTTGTCTTCGTGTTGCTACACCGATTGATCAGTTGTCTTTGATTGATGCACAGTTAGCAGAGTCGCATAACATTTTGAGATCCTATGCTTCACAACAACAAGGTCACTCTTTATCACCACATGAAAGACAAGAGCTTGATAACTTTTTG GCACAATATTTGATAGTGTTGTGTACTTTCAAAGAACAGCTTCAACAACATGTCAGAGTCCATGCCGTTGAAGCTGTCATGGCTTGCcgtgaaattgaaaataacttaCAAGCGCTCACTG GAGTAACCTTGGGTGAAGGCACAGGTGCAACAATGTCAGACGATGAGGATGAACTGCAAATGGACTTCTCTCTGGATCAATCTGGGTCCGACGGCCATGATTTGATGGGTTTTGGTCCCTTACTTCCCACAGAATCTGAAAGATCTTTAATGGAGAGGGTTCGTCAAGAGCTCAAGATTGAACTCAAACag GGTTTCAAATCAAAAATTGAGGATGTGAGGGAGGAAATATTACGCAAAAGAAGGGCTGGAAAATTACCAGGTGACACCACTACAGTGCTCAAGAACTGGTGGCAACAACATTCAAAGTGGCCATACCCAACT GAAGATGACAAGGCCAAACTTGTGGAGGAAACTGGATTGCAACTAAAGCAAATCAACAACTGGTTCATCAACCAAAGGAAGCGCAATTGGCACAGCAATTCTCAGTCGGTCACCTCCTTGAAGTCCAAGCGGAAAAGGTAG
- the LOC105789164 gene encoding putative disease resistance protein RGA1 isoform X2 yields the protein MLNKIAAEKAKFHLTEKHETNVIHRERETYSFVKTSSVIGRDEAKQHLVNFLMNPTDGEDIPVLPTVGIGGIGKTTLAQLVFNEESVKSHFELRIWVCVTEDFDIKQLMIKIIKSAIGMNCKDMNKEELHKVLQDCLNGKRFFMVLDDVWNEDKKKWSELKDLLCGGAQGSRIIITTRSRKVATITGTIPPYDLEHLSYDNCLSLFLKLAFKEGEEKQHDNLVRIGEGIVQKCKGVALAVKTLGSLLCSTRVQHDWELVRDSELWKLKQEENDILPALKLSYDHLPWYLKQCFAFCSVFPKDFEFNHPFLISLWMANGFLQSPYENEEPEDIGNRYIQELLSRCFFQQVEEESIFFSTLKMHDLVHDLALSVAQNEVNSCNHYSTGNVRHLWFDLSKQDASQLPNNLGCLQSLFLLDTEGKADNESLIAEVISRSKHLKVLDLPECSLEQLPSNISYLKQLRCLSLAYNGNIKRLPNSICNLQSLRTLDFSGCGGIEEFPKDIRYLISLRELTVTTKQTRLQENGISCLTCLRRLIFSECENLEKLFEDIQNLTALRELYIYECHNLVSLPQGLKYLPTLQSLSISNCEKLDLTMEELELEREKDGSLRKLFIGGVPKLESLPQWILLGSTKTLQYLAICNLENVLTLPTWTQHLT from the coding sequence GGAAACCTACTCCTTTGTTAAGACATCTAGTGTCATCGGTCGAGATGAAGCTAAACAACACCTAGTTAACTTCTTAATGAATCCAACTGATGGGGAAGATATCCCTGTCCTTCCCACAGTTGGGATCGGAGGTATTGGGAAAACTACCCTGGCCCAATTGGTGTTTAACGAGGAGAGTGTGAAGTCGCATTTTGAATTGAGAATCTGGGTGTGTGTTACAGAGGATTTTGACATCAAACAACTGatgataaaaatcattaaatctgCCATTGGTATGAACTGCAAGGACATGAATAAGGAGGAATTACATAAAGTTTTGCAAGATTGTTTGAATGGTAAAAGATTTTTTATGGTACTAGATGATGTCTGGAACGAGGACAAGAAGAAATGGAGTGAACTGAAAGATTTGTTGTGTGGGGGAGCCCAAGGGAGTAGAATCATTATCACAACTCGTAGCCGCAAAGTGGCTACAATCACAGGCACAATCCCTCCATACGATTTAGAGCATCTTTCTTATGACAATTGTCTATCATTGTTTCTTAAGCTTGCCTTTAAAGAAGGTGAAGAGAAACAACATGACAATCTTGTAAGAATCGGGGAAGGAATTGTTCAAAAATGCAAAGGGGTTGCTTTGGCCGTGAAGACTTTAGGCAGCCTACTCTGTTCAACTAGGGTACAGCATGATTGGGAACTTGTGAGAGATAGTGAACTATGGAAGTTGAAACAGGAGGAAAATGACATCTTGCCTGCTCTAAAACTAAGTTATGATCATTTGCCCTGGTATTTAAAGCAATGTTTTGCTTTTTGTTCAGTTTTTCCAAAAGATTTTGAATTCAATCATCCCTTTTTGATCTCCCTTTGGATGGCAAATGGCTTTTTGCAATCACCATACGAAAATGAAGAGCCAGAAGATATTGGGAATCGGTATATACAAGAGTTACTATCAAGATGTTTCTTCCAACAAGTTGAAGAGGagagtatttttttttccaccttgaaaatgcatgatttAGTACATGATCTTGCATTATCAGTGGCGCAAAATGAGGTGAATTCATGTAACCATTATTCGACTGGGAATGTTCGACATTTATGGTTTGATCTATCGAAGCAGGATGCTTCCCAGTTGCCAAATAACTTGGGTTGTCTGCAATCACTTTTCTTATTAGATACAGAAGGCAAAGCTGATAACGAATCTCTTATTGCAGAAGTCATCTCAAGGTCTAAACATTTGAAGGTGTTAGATTTGCCTGAGTGTAGTTTAGAGCAATTGCCAAGCAACATTAGTTATTTAAAGCAGTTGAGATGTTTGAGCCTAGCCTACAATGGAAATATTAAAAGACTTCCAAATTCCATTTGCAATTTGCAGAGTTTGCGAACACTTGACTTTTCTGGATGCGGGGGAATTGAAGAGTTCCCAAAAGACATAAGGTACCTGATTAGCCTTAGAGAATTAACGGTAACAACAAAACAGACGCGTTTGCAAGAGAATGGAATATCGTGCCTCACTTGTCTTCGAAGGTTGATCTTTTCTGAAtgtgaaaatttagaaaaattgttTGAAGACATTCAAAACCTAACAGCTCTCCGAGAATTGTACATATATGAATGCCACAACTTGGTTTCATTGCCACAAGGTTTAAAATACCTACCTACATTACAAAGTTTGTCAatttcaaattgtgaaaagcttgATCTCACCATGGAGGAGTTGGAACTTGAGAGGGAAAAAGATGGTAGCCTTCGAAAATTGTTTATCGGAGGAGTACCAAAGTTGGAGTCACTACCCCAATGGATTCTTCTAGGATCCACCAAAACATTGCAGTACTTGGCCATCTGCAACTTGGAGAATGTCTTGACATTACCAACGTGGACTCAACATCTCACATAG